One window of Chloroflexus aggregans DSM 9485 genomic DNA carries:
- a CDS encoding WD40 repeat domain-containing protein, whose protein sequence is MQHRSSFNEPIESSAPASSGLEHLRQQLLIAYDGACAISGCQVDAVLRPVLIDPNGPAEPYNALLLRADLQQLFQSGLLTIDAMTLKVLVAPALQNSEYRALAGKRLRQPKRLPLRPSRHMLAAHHRLFQLERPSLDSCTARPPSLQRLLAVQSWVKTLAFSPDQQTLATGSLDGKLRLWRWSDGQLQRVLSSRIDEINAVAFSPDGQRIAAAGRQDGVQVWRVADGEPLLYLRNDQRHGALFSVAFQPNGDLIAATGWAPVIWLWNATDGSVSGGLSGHEGFINSLAFHPGGDLLLSGGQDRIVRLWRIPDRSLVREMHGHDDEILSVAFSADGELAASASADGVIIVWQVAHWQPVQMLPSYAGACSSLAFSPDNRYLASAHDGRTVLMWQVSNGELRWELRGHGERVTCVAFAPRGNVLASGSFDAVVRIWAYK, encoded by the coding sequence ATGCAGCACCGTTCTTCCTTCAACGAACCCATTGAGTCGTCAGCTCCTGCGTCGTCAGGGTTGGAACATCTGCGACAACAATTGCTGATAGCATATGATGGCGCATGTGCAATTAGTGGTTGTCAAGTTGATGCTGTCTTGCGTCCAGTTTTGATCGATCCTAATGGGCCGGCTGAGCCGTATAATGCGTTGTTGTTGCGGGCCGATCTCCAGCAGCTTTTTCAATCCGGTCTGCTGACCATCGATGCCATGACCCTCAAAGTGCTTGTGGCGCCGGCGTTGCAGAATAGTGAATACAGAGCACTGGCAGGTAAACGGCTCCGTCAGCCGAAACGGTTGCCCCTTCGACCAAGCCGACATATGTTGGCTGCTCATCATCGCCTTTTTCAACTTGAGCGACCGTCTCTTGACTCTTGTACGGCGCGACCGCCTTCTCTACAGCGATTATTGGCCGTGCAGAGTTGGGTGAAAACGCTGGCATTTAGTCCCGATCAGCAGACCTTGGCGACCGGTTCTCTGGATGGGAAACTACGGCTTTGGCGGTGGTCTGATGGTCAATTGCAGCGCGTGCTGAGCAGTAGGATTGATGAAATCAATGCAGTGGCTTTTAGTCCTGATGGCCAACGGATTGCGGCTGCAGGTCGTCAGGATGGGGTACAGGTCTGGCGAGTAGCCGATGGAGAACCGCTCCTGTATCTCCGTAACGACCAACGCCATGGAGCACTTTTTAGTGTAGCTTTTCAGCCCAATGGTGATCTGATCGCGGCTACCGGCTGGGCACCGGTTATCTGGCTGTGGAATGCGACTGATGGCAGCGTAAGTGGGGGCTTATCCGGTCACGAAGGCTTCATCAATAGTTTGGCATTCCACCCAGGTGGCGACTTGCTCTTATCGGGTGGCCAAGACCGGATTGTCCGACTCTGGCGTATCCCCGATCGATCGTTGGTTCGTGAGATGCATGGTCACGATGACGAGATTCTCAGTGTTGCATTTAGCGCTGATGGCGAATTAGCCGCCAGTGCAAGTGCTGATGGGGTGATTATTGTCTGGCAGGTCGCTCATTGGCAACCGGTGCAGATGTTGCCTTCCTATGCTGGAGCGTGTTCGAGTCTTGCGTTTAGTCCTGATAATCGGTATTTGGCGAGCGCTCATGATGGTCGGACTGTGCTCATGTGGCAGGTAAGTAATGGAGAACTGCGTTGGGAACTGCGAGGTCATGGCGAACGTGTGACGTGTGTGGCATTTGCACCGCGCGGGAATGTCCTGGCGAGCGGGAGTTTTGATGCGGTAGTGCGAATTTGGGCGTATAAGTAA
- a CDS encoding molybdenum cofactor guanylyltransferase, producing MMMSGIIIAGGRSRRFGTDKRRLRLWGEQGPCLLERAVALLQPLCSEVLVVLNDAHAWPDLPARLVADEQPGSGALGGVISGLQAMQTPTALVIAADMPVIVPALLAALAQWPFVGDALIPSSYPHPGQLQPLLAVYRHSALAPLRRVFAAGERRLQVAVTALHWVDPGPELWQMYDPTARSLLNLNTPDDLKLVQAYLGTTNI from the coding sequence ATGATGATGAGCGGCATTATTATCGCCGGTGGCCGTAGTCGTCGCTTTGGTACCGATAAGCGGCGGTTGCGGTTGTGGGGTGAACAGGGTCCATGTTTGCTTGAACGAGCTGTGGCACTTTTGCAACCTCTTTGTAGCGAGGTACTTGTTGTGCTGAATGATGCGCACGCATGGCCCGATCTGCCGGCGCGGTTAGTAGCCGATGAACAACCGGGTAGCGGTGCTTTGGGGGGGGTGATCAGCGGTCTCCAAGCGATGCAGACACCGACGGCGTTGGTCATTGCCGCCGATATGCCTGTCATTGTACCGGCGTTGCTGGCTGCGTTGGCGCAGTGGCCGTTCGTTGGTGATGCCCTGATCCCCTCTTCTTATCCGCATCCCGGTCAATTACAACCGCTACTGGCTGTGTATCGGCATAGTGCGCTCGCCCCATTGCGTCGAGTATTTGCCGCCGGTGAGCGACGTTTACAAGTCGCCGTGACGGCATTGCATTGGGTTGATCCCGGCCCTGAGTTGTGGCAAATGTATGATCCTACGGCCCGTTCATTACTCAACCTTAATACGCCGGACGATTTGAAACTCGTGCAGGCATATCTTGGCACGACCAACATTTAA
- the rho gene encoding transcription termination factor Rho: MDDKLMTSGIAETAEKVRRRRRRVNGEASESTTNETVAVTTPPTTTTVIEEPVTMQGSGILEIVPDGHGFLRNPRLTPGTDDVYVAQSQIRRFNLRTGDMIEGRVRPPKEVERYPSLLYVERVNGLPAEAAQKRPLFEHLTPIHPNVQIVLSTEANILPTRIVDVIAPIGRGQRGLIVAPPKAGKTMLLKAIANGITTNAPDIQLIVLLIGERPEEVTDMRRSVQGEVVAATFDEPVEQHIKVAELVLEKAKRQVEHGRHVVILMDSLTRLTRAYNIAMPPSGRTLSGGVDPAALYPPKRFFGSARNIEDGGSLTIIATCLVDTGSRMDDVIYEEFKGTGNMELHLDRKLAEKRIFPAVDIQRSGTRREDLLLDPVTLRQSWMLRRMVSMVGENEGAELMLTRMAKTKSNAEFLASLGKVGS; this comes from the coding sequence ATGGATGACAAACTTATGACTTCAGGAATTGCCGAAACCGCCGAGAAGGTTCGTCGTCGGCGTCGCCGGGTGAATGGTGAGGCGAGCGAATCTACGACCAATGAAACCGTGGCGGTGACCACTCCACCCACAACCACAACGGTAATTGAAGAACCGGTGACGATGCAAGGTTCTGGTATCCTCGAAATCGTTCCTGATGGTCACGGTTTTCTCCGCAATCCTCGCCTGACACCTGGCACCGATGATGTCTACGTGGCACAGTCGCAAATTCGTCGTTTTAACCTGCGTACCGGCGATATGATCGAAGGACGGGTGCGTCCGCCGAAAGAGGTCGAGCGTTATCCGTCGCTGCTCTATGTCGAGCGGGTGAATGGCTTGCCGGCGGAAGCTGCACAAAAACGGCCACTCTTCGAGCATTTGACACCGATCCATCCCAATGTCCAAATTGTGCTCTCGACCGAGGCGAATATTCTGCCTACCCGGATTGTTGATGTCATTGCGCCGATTGGGCGTGGGCAGCGCGGGTTGATCGTTGCGCCACCCAAGGCCGGGAAGACGATGCTCCTGAAGGCTATTGCCAACGGTATTACGACCAATGCACCCGATATTCAGTTGATCGTGCTGCTGATCGGTGAGCGACCCGAAGAAGTGACCGATATGCGGCGGTCGGTGCAGGGCGAAGTGGTGGCCGCTACCTTTGATGAACCGGTTGAGCAGCATATTAAGGTTGCTGAATTGGTACTGGAGAAGGCAAAACGACAAGTTGAGCACGGTCGCCACGTGGTGATCTTGATGGACTCGCTGACCCGCTTGACCCGTGCCTACAATATCGCGATGCCGCCTAGTGGACGAACACTTTCCGGTGGTGTCGATCCCGCTGCCCTCTATCCGCCAAAACGTTTCTTCGGCTCGGCTCGCAATATTGAAGATGGTGGTTCCCTCACTATTATTGCGACCTGTCTGGTCGATACCGGTTCACGGATGGATGATGTGATCTACGAAGAGTTCAAAGGCACCGGTAACATGGAACTGCATCTCGATCGTAAACTGGCCGAGAAGCGCATCTTCCCCGCCGTTGATATTCAGCGCTCGGGTACGCGCCGTGAGGATCTGTTGCTCGATCCGGTAACGCTGCGCCAGAGCTGGATGTTGCGACGGATGGTCAGCATGGTTGGTGAGAATGAAGGCGCTGAGCTGATGCTGACCCGGATGGCGAAGACGAAGAGCAACGCTGAGTTTTTGGCGTCGCTCGGTAAGGTGGGTTCGTGA
- a CDS encoding DNA-directed RNA polymerase subunit alpha, with translation METLELSLITPRVTLLAAAENYGRFAIAPLQRGHGTSLGNALRRVLLSSIPGAAVTRIKITGVIHEFTAIPGVVEDGTQLVLNVKGIRLRSYSDRAVALQLVKQGPGPVFAGDIDAPSTVEIVNPQHYLCTIDDEHTTLEMQLTVERGRGVQLADTVSGMPIGEIAVDALFSPIPRVNFLVEEIGGDPLTGYDRLIIEIWTDGTIKPGDALSHAAQILTQYFSRIVSLNQPEESEQQPTLPPPIPDEIANRTIDELGLSTRTYNSLRRADIQTIGQLLRLDDRGLMSIRNLGAKGIEEIHQRLAALGYRSGETTSGHLPDTTNQNVPSTHDSYPEEK, from the coding sequence ATGGAAACGCTCGAATTATCGTTGATAACACCACGAGTTACCCTCCTTGCTGCGGCTGAAAATTATGGCCGTTTTGCCATTGCACCGCTCCAGCGTGGTCATGGCACTTCGTTGGGGAATGCACTGCGTCGTGTGTTGCTCTCATCGATTCCCGGTGCAGCCGTGACCCGGATCAAAATTACCGGAGTTATTCATGAATTTACGGCAATCCCCGGCGTTGTCGAAGATGGTACGCAGTTGGTGCTGAACGTTAAAGGCATTCGCTTACGTTCGTACAGTGATCGGGCAGTTGCATTGCAATTGGTCAAGCAAGGTCCCGGTCCGGTTTTTGCCGGCGATATTGATGCTCCCAGTACGGTTGAGATTGTTAATCCGCAACATTACCTCTGCACTATCGATGACGAACACACGACACTCGAAATGCAACTGACCGTCGAACGTGGACGTGGGGTTCAGTTGGCCGATACGGTGAGCGGAATGCCAATTGGCGAGATTGCTGTTGATGCGCTCTTTAGCCCTATTCCGCGGGTGAACTTTTTGGTCGAGGAGATAGGCGGTGATCCACTCACCGGGTATGATCGTTTGATCATTGAAATTTGGACGGATGGAACGATTAAGCCCGGTGATGCGCTGAGCCATGCTGCCCAGATCCTGACTCAATACTTTAGCCGGATCGTCAGTCTGAACCAGCCAGAGGAATCAGAACAGCAACCTACGCTACCGCCACCGATCCCCGACGAAATCGCCAACCGCACAATTGACGAGCTTGGCTTGAGTACGCGCACCTACAATAGTTTGCGCCGAGCAGATATTCAAACGATTGGTCAGTTGCTGCGTCTTGATGATCGTGGCTTGATGAGTATTCGTAATTTGGGGGCCAAGGGAATTGAAGAGATTCACCAGCGTCTGGCAGCGCTTGGGTATCGTTCTGGTGAAACTACGTCTGGCCATTTACCTGATACGACCAATCAGAATGTGCCGTCAACTCATGATTCCTACCCAGAGGAGAAGTGA
- a CDS encoding peroxiredoxin family protein, with amino-acid sequence MRSPLKRDWFLVTLIIAGISWIIISRPPDIQPPTISPRPGFIAPTIALPQANDQTIVLAELQGRVVVVNFWASWCGPCRAEMPTLERLYQAEQDRGLIVLAVNQTMQDSETAVMAMQRELGLSFPIVFDRDGTTAERYGIRMLPTTFIIDRAGVIRHVFFGGPLSEAHLRSVIEPLLTE; translated from the coding sequence ATGCGCTCTCCACTAAAGCGTGATTGGTTTCTCGTTACATTAATCATAGCCGGTATCAGTTGGATTATCATCAGTCGCCCGCCGGATATCCAACCACCAACCATCAGCCCTCGCCCCGGTTTTATTGCCCCGACTATTGCTTTACCACAGGCTAACGATCAAACCATTGTCTTGGCCGAGCTGCAAGGTCGTGTTGTGGTTGTTAATTTCTGGGCCAGTTGGTGCGGGCCATGCCGTGCGGAAATGCCAACGCTTGAACGTCTCTATCAGGCAGAACAGGATCGTGGCTTGATCGTGCTCGCCGTCAATCAGACCATGCAAGATAGCGAAACGGCGGTTATGGCGATGCAACGCGAGCTAGGGCTGAGTTTTCCGATCGTCTTCGACCGTGACGGTACAACCGCCGAACGATACGGCATTCGGATGTTGCCAACAACGTTTATTATTGACCGAGCCGGCGTTATTCGTCACGTGTTCTTCGGTGGACCGTTAAGCGAAGCACACTTACGCAGCGTGATCGAACCACTCCTCACCGAATAG
- a CDS encoding prolipoprotein diacylglyceryl transferase, with amino-acid sequence MLPVLQIGPVALYTPGLIMVLGGWFMIQAVGRAAYGHGLDGNRLEQIMLISLLAGVVGARLGYAAGSWTIYLADPWAFLSRDLQAFSLPTGVVTALVVGGWLLWRQHWPFWSTLDALAPSLAIAMFTYALAQWASGDGYGLPTTLPWAINLWGEYRHPTQLYAAITSLGALIIWRLHYHRRQPSGTRFLTVSAALAAGTLIGEGFAATGWLLPGNVRLSQVVSLTILVIITYIWQHIFRYQRHQ; translated from the coding sequence ATGTTGCCTGTGTTGCAAATTGGACCTGTTGCCCTTTACACGCCTGGTTTGATCATGGTACTCGGTGGATGGTTTATGATTCAGGCGGTTGGGCGAGCCGCGTATGGGCACGGGCTGGATGGCAATCGGCTTGAACAGATAATGTTGATTTCGTTGCTCGCCGGTGTGGTTGGCGCACGTCTTGGGTACGCCGCCGGATCGTGGACGATCTATCTCGCCGATCCGTGGGCCTTCTTGTCACGTGATCTCCAAGCATTCTCGCTCCCCACCGGAGTCGTCACGGCGCTGGTCGTCGGTGGCTGGCTCCTCTGGCGGCAACATTGGCCGTTCTGGTCAACCCTTGATGCACTTGCCCCAAGTCTTGCGATCGCGATGTTTACGTATGCCCTCGCCCAATGGGCCAGTGGTGATGGTTACGGTCTCCCAACAACGCTGCCATGGGCGATCAATTTGTGGGGTGAATACCGCCATCCGACCCAACTCTACGCAGCGATAACGTCCCTCGGCGCGTTGATTATCTGGCGACTACACTATCATCGGCGCCAACCGTCCGGTACTCGCTTTCTGACCGTCTCTGCTGCCCTCGCCGCCGGTACGCTGATCGGTGAGGGATTTGCCGCTACCGGTTGGTTGCTACCGGGAAATGTTCGCCTCTCACAAGTTGTCTCATTAACTATTCTGGTAATTATCACCTACATTTGGCAACATATCTTTCGTTATCAACGTCATCAGTAA
- a CDS encoding response regulator yields MRVLIVEDELIIAQDLSHTLRRIGHSVTDVVTSGEAALAAVSRQPPDLVLMDIRLSGSMDGIEAARQIYSRWGVPVVFLTAHADDQTVREALLAEPWAYLLKPFDERELEVAIAVAAYKHRLERRLQASERHLRTTLTSIGDGVIVTDPQSRITFINPVAARLLGVTPEEAIGWPLVRVYTLVATNTGLPADSTTIHTDTVNGLPAPATLLTRNGERLLVEHTVAPITGDDGTNEGVVIIFRDVSERQRAIHQLQEAKRRLQHVQSLLEQREQNIITFGTLAHTLREVRSRQALYAAIITAGTQLLPNYRGTLLIYNPGTDLVEAVGHWGEPLVHHPVPRCTCWGERFWSLSLAGDTHACHFLPKGLLGERMCLPIRQHDEVIGLLSLYHPDPSNGSGYQLAVALAEVASLGFDALADRLESASQSMSS; encoded by the coding sequence ATGCGGGTATTGATCGTCGAAGATGAATTGATCATTGCGCAGGATCTCAGTCACACTTTACGGCGTATCGGGCATTCGGTTACCGATGTTGTGACAAGTGGTGAGGCCGCTTTAGCTGCTGTAAGCCGGCAACCACCTGATCTTGTGTTGATGGATATCCGGCTCAGTGGGTCAATGGATGGGATCGAGGCGGCCCGCCAAATCTATAGCCGCTGGGGAGTACCGGTTGTCTTTCTCACAGCCCACGCCGATGACCAAACGGTACGCGAAGCACTGCTCGCCGAGCCGTGGGCGTATCTGCTGAAACCGTTCGATGAGCGTGAGCTGGAAGTTGCCATCGCAGTCGCAGCCTACAAACACCGGCTCGAACGGCGCTTGCAAGCGAGCGAACGTCATCTGCGGACTACATTGACCAGTATCGGCGATGGCGTCATCGTGACCGATCCGCAAAGTCGGATTACATTTATCAACCCGGTGGCCGCTCGTTTGCTTGGTGTCACCCCCGAAGAAGCAATTGGCTGGCCATTGGTGCGCGTCTATACGTTAGTCGCCACTAACACCGGTCTTCCTGCCGATAGTACCACGATCCACACCGATACGGTCAATGGGCTACCGGCGCCGGCAACCCTCTTGACGCGCAATGGCGAGCGCTTACTGGTCGAACACACCGTGGCGCCAATTACCGGTGATGACGGGACAAATGAGGGGGTCGTTATTATTTTTCGTGATGTTAGCGAACGACAACGCGCCATTCATCAGCTCCAAGAGGCAAAACGGCGGTTGCAACACGTCCAGTCCCTCCTCGAGCAGCGTGAACAAAACATTATTACCTTCGGTACACTGGCCCATACCCTACGTGAGGTTCGCTCACGCCAGGCACTCTACGCTGCAATTATCACCGCCGGTACGCAGTTGTTACCCAATTATCGCGGTACGCTCTTGATCTACAACCCTGGTACCGATCTCGTGGAGGCGGTTGGGCATTGGGGGGAACCTCTCGTCCATCACCCCGTACCGCGCTGTACCTGCTGGGGTGAACGGTTTTGGTCGTTGAGCTTGGCCGGCGATACCCATGCTTGTCATTTTTTGCCGAAGGGCCTGCTTGGTGAACGCATGTGTTTGCCCATCCGCCAACACGATGAGGTCATCGGTCTTCTCAGTTTGTACCATCCCGACCCGAGTAATGGTAGTGGTTATCAGTTGGCAGTAGCGCTGGCCGAAGTGGCGAGCTTGGGCTTTGATGCCCTGGCCGATAGACTCGAATCGGCCTCTCAATCGATGTCATCGTAA
- the kaiC gene encoding circadian clock protein KaiC: MIVAHIPKAPTGIRGFDEITGGGVPRGRPTLICGGPGCGKTLFAFETLVHGAAQHDEPGLFVSFEESPNDLRTNFASFGFNITDLEQRGALLIEQIPLDQSDWAEVGEYDLEGLFIRLGLLIDRIGAKRIALDTIEALFSAFRNESLLRSELQRLFRWLRQRGLTALITAESNNTNLSRFGIEEFVADCVILLDYRISEHVLTRYARIVKYRGSAHGVNEYPFTIGPHGITILPITSCTLDYPASTEHISSGFPDLDSLLDGGSYYRGSTILISGPTGSGKTSLGALFLNAACARGEPAILFGFEESADQIMRNMRSIGVDLHQWYERGLLQIVSSRPTLTGLETHLITILSTVEQSGARVVVIDPITGFHTISRPADITAMLFRLFDGLKSLGATTLATSLTTAGADPTQSEVNISSLVDTWIVLRHHEANGERNRSLLVLKSRGMRHSNQVRELVMDRQGLKLVEILTAGDTVLVGAARIAEQARLRYEQELYQQESLRRQQRYEQQRRLLALQIEALQVELAALDEEMKSETAIATARMQAQAQSQLATTRYRNARNESSNE, from the coding sequence ATGATCGTAGCACATATACCAAAAGCGCCAACCGGAATTCGTGGTTTCGATGAGATCACCGGTGGGGGAGTGCCGCGTGGCCGACCAACCCTGATTTGTGGTGGTCCCGGCTGTGGCAAAACACTCTTTGCATTTGAGACGCTCGTTCACGGTGCAGCTCAGCACGACGAACCCGGCTTGTTTGTTTCGTTTGAAGAAAGCCCGAACGATCTCCGCACCAATTTTGCCAGTTTTGGCTTCAATATCACCGATTTAGAACAACGTGGTGCGCTCCTGATCGAGCAAATTCCTCTCGATCAGAGTGATTGGGCTGAAGTCGGTGAATATGATCTCGAGGGGTTATTTATTCGGCTTGGGCTATTGATCGACCGTATTGGCGCCAAGCGTATCGCCCTCGATACGATCGAAGCGCTGTTTAGCGCCTTCAGAAATGAATCGTTGCTACGGAGTGAATTGCAACGTCTTTTTCGTTGGTTACGTCAACGTGGTTTAACTGCGCTAATCACTGCCGAAAGTAACAATACTAACCTGAGTCGGTTCGGCATCGAGGAGTTTGTCGCCGATTGTGTCATTCTCCTCGACTACCGCATCAGCGAACACGTCCTTACCCGCTACGCACGTATCGTGAAGTATCGCGGTTCGGCGCACGGCGTGAATGAATACCCTTTCACGATCGGGCCGCATGGGATCACCATTCTGCCGATTACCTCATGCACCCTCGATTATCCTGCTTCGACCGAGCACATTTCGAGCGGCTTTCCCGATCTCGACAGTCTGTTGGATGGTGGCAGCTATTATCGTGGATCAACGATTTTGATCAGTGGTCCGACCGGTTCGGGAAAAACCAGCCTTGGCGCTTTGTTTCTCAACGCTGCTTGTGCGCGAGGTGAGCCGGCTATCCTTTTTGGGTTTGAAGAATCGGCCGATCAGATTATGCGAAACATGCGCTCCATCGGGGTTGATCTGCACCAATGGTATGAACGCGGCTTGCTTCAGATCGTGAGTAGTCGCCCGACCCTGACCGGTCTTGAAACACACTTGATCACAATCCTTTCCACCGTTGAGCAATCTGGTGCTCGTGTGGTTGTCATCGACCCGATCACGGGGTTTCACACAATTAGCCGACCGGCCGACATTACTGCAATGCTTTTCCGCCTGTTCGACGGGCTAAAATCACTGGGAGCTACGACACTTGCCACAAGCCTTACCACCGCCGGGGCCGATCCGACCCAAAGCGAAGTCAATATCTCGTCACTCGTTGATACGTGGATCGTTTTACGCCATCATGAAGCCAACGGTGAACGTAACCGTAGTCTGCTCGTGCTCAAATCGCGTGGTATGCGTCACTCCAATCAGGTGCGTGAGTTGGTGATGGATCGGCAGGGTCTCAAACTCGTTGAGATTCTTACCGCGGGGGATACCGTACTGGTCGGTGCCGCGCGCATCGCCGAACAAGCGCGTCTCCGCTACGAACAAGAACTCTACCAACAGGAATCACTTCGGCGTCAACAACGTTACGAGCAGCAACGCCGCCTCCTTGCCCTCCAGATCGAAGCGCTGCAAGTCGAACTAGCAGCCCTTGACGAGGAAATGAAGAGCGAGACGGCTATCGCGACTGCTCGCATGCAAGCCCAAGCACAGAGCCAATTAGCGACTACTCGATACCGCAACGCGCGCAACGAGAGCAGCAATGAATGA
- a CDS encoding circadian clock KaiB family protein, protein MNEELPEYDLWLYIAGQTPKSLLAIANLRRICDQYLAGRYRMHIIDLHHEPERAIGDNILAIPTLVRKLPPPMRKIIGDLSNTERVLVGLDLTPRQHIGS, encoded by the coding sequence ATGAATGAGGAATTACCGGAGTACGATCTCTGGCTATATATTGCCGGACAAACGCCAAAAAGTTTGCTTGCCATCGCCAATTTACGGCGCATCTGCGATCAGTATCTGGCGGGTCGCTATCGTATGCACATCATCGATCTCCATCACGAACCGGAACGGGCGATCGGTGATAATATTCTCGCAATCCCTACGTTAGTCCGCAAATTGCCGCCGCCGATGCGCAAAATTATCGGCGATCTATCGAACACTGAACGGGTGCTGGTTGGTCTCGATCTGACGCCCCGGCAACATATAGGGAGTTGA
- a CDS encoding circadian clock KaiB family protein, translating to MDITNQPVVPLLRLYVAGATSRSTRAIATVRRLCERYLPGRYRLEVIDVYQQPDRARDDHIIATPTLLIVEPGPPTAFIGELRSSDWPRVAAALNILTDDD from the coding sequence ATGGACATCACCAATCAGCCGGTTGTGCCACTCTTACGTCTGTACGTTGCGGGTGCGACGAGCCGTTCCACGCGCGCAATCGCGACCGTGCGGCGGTTGTGCGAACGATACTTGCCCGGTCGTTATCGGCTGGAAGTGATCGATGTCTATCAACAGCCAGATCGGGCACGCGACGATCATATCATCGCGACGCCGACGCTCCTGATTGTTGAACCCGGCCCACCAACTGCGTTTATCGGTGAATTACGTTCGTCAGATTGGCCACGGGTGGCGGCGGCACTGAATATTCTGACCGATGATGATTAA
- a CDS encoding sensor histidine kinase, producing MGNEATLSPAETARIQARLAELEELVRALQTGAADAIVIDGPRGPLIYTLRGAEHPYRVLVETMNEGALTLLADGAILYCNSKFAEMVGLPQDQLTGRSLLDLVAPADRLLCAELLSAGAAGSSKGPITLQAADGSQRPAQISLRALKDETEAHMCAVVTDLSGPQAVAAQLRAALAEKELLLREVHHRVKNNLQIVSSLLRLQAEHISDERVSAAVHDSQNRIRALALVHEQLYRSESLAHIDIGEYLQNIATSVWRSLSIRGSPIRLVSEVINGISINIDQAIALGLIVTELVSNSVKHAFPTGTAQGTISLRVRQDNTVLHVEVADNGIGMPPQINAGGGSLGMQLVHGLCRQIGATLSFGEGPGTTVIIRVPTSKLEA from the coding sequence ATGGGAAATGAGGCAACGTTAAGCCCAGCCGAAACAGCGCGCATACAGGCCCGTTTGGCCGAGCTTGAAGAATTGGTACGCGCCTTGCAGACGGGAGCAGCCGACGCAATTGTCATCGATGGGCCGCGCGGCCCTCTCATCTACACCCTCCGCGGGGCTGAACATCCCTACCGAGTCTTGGTCGAAACGATGAACGAAGGCGCATTGACATTGCTCGCCGACGGCGCCATTCTCTACTGTAACAGTAAATTTGCCGAGATGGTCGGTCTGCCCCAAGATCAACTGACCGGCCGCTCACTGCTCGACCTTGTCGCCCCGGCCGACCGATTGCTCTGCGCCGAGTTGTTGTCGGCGGGGGCTGCCGGTTCGAGTAAAGGGCCGATTACCCTCCAAGCGGCTGACGGTTCACAACGACCGGCCCAGATTTCGTTGCGTGCCCTCAAAGATGAGACGGAAGCGCATATGTGCGCCGTAGTAACCGATCTCTCCGGCCCGCAAGCAGTCGCAGCCCAACTCCGCGCTGCGCTGGCCGAAAAAGAACTGCTGCTGCGCGAAGTCCATCATCGGGTCAAAAACAATTTACAGATCGTTTCTAGTCTCTTGCGTCTGCAAGCCGAACATATTAGTGATGAACGGGTAAGCGCTGCAGTTCACGATAGTCAAAATCGTATCCGCGCACTTGCGCTCGTCCACGAACAGTTGTATCGCTCCGAAAGCCTGGCGCACATCGATATCGGCGAATACTTGCAAAACATTGCCACCAGTGTTTGGCGCTCGCTGAGTATACGCGGTAGCCCGATCCGGTTAGTCAGCGAGGTGATCAACGGGATCAGTATCAATATCGATCAGGCAATCGCGCTTGGGTTGATCGTGACTGAACTAGTCTCGAATAGTGTCAAACACGCCTTCCCAACCGGCACCGCTCAAGGGACGATCAGCCTCCGTGTGCGCCAAGACAATACCGTCTTACATGTGGAAGTCGCCGATAACGGCATTGGGATGCCGCCACAGATCAATGCCGGTGGTGGGAGCCTCGGTATGCAGTTGGTTCATGGACTCTGCCGCCAAATTGGAGCAACGCTGAGTTTTGGCGAAGGACCGGGGACAACCGTTATAATCAGGGTACCGACGAGCAAACTAGAAGCGTAG